Part of the bacterium genome is shown below.
AGGATCCCGTCGAGGTGGTCGTACTCGTGCTGGATGCAGACGGCGCGGAGTCCCTCGGCGTGCTCCTCGATCGGGTTGCCGTCGAGGTCGGTTCCGCGGAGCGTGATCGTCGCGTCGCGCTCGACCGTCGCCTGGTAGTCCGGGACCGAGAGGCAGCCCTCTTCCCAGGTAATCTTGCCGGCGCGGTCGCTGATCACCGGGTTGATCACGACGGTCGGGCTCCGGTCGTTGCCGTCGTCGGTCCAGTCGGTATCGATCACGAACATGCGGACCGAGGCGCCGACCTGGGGGGCGGCGAGACCGATCCCGGGCTCGTCGTACATCACGTCGATCATGTCGCGGGCCAGCTCGCGGATCTCGTCGGTCACTTCGGTGATCGGCTCGGAGACCTTCTTGAGGCGCGGGTCGGGAAACTGGACGACTTCTCGGAGGGCCATGGGTCGCTCGTGTGGGTCCTGTGGAAAGAGGGGGACGGGCGGCGCGGCGGGTCGCCCGTAGCCTATCGGCCGTTCCGGGAAAGGCGCGGAAACGGGCGCGGAGAGGGCGCTCGCGGATCGGCTGCCTGGCCGCAACTCCGCGGTTCCGCTGCGAAAACGGCGGCTTTATAGCATGTTGACGGGACGCGCGTCGAGGGCCATCTGGACCTCCCGCGGCAGTCCGCGCCCGGCCGCGAGGGCGGCCTTCGAGGCGAGCCGGAGAGCCTCCTCGTCGTCGCCCTTCAGCAGGCACATGAAGCGGTACCGGCCCCGTAGTCGCGCGATCGGCGCGGGGGAGGGGCCGAGCACTTCGAGGCGGATGCCGTCGCGGAGGACCGCCCGCGCCGCGTTCGCGACGGCTTCGATTCCCTGCCGTGCGTGCTCCTCCTCCTCGGCGTGCACGAGGATCCGTGACAGGCGACCGAAGGGCGGGTAGCCGAGGGCTTCGCGGTGGCTGATCTCCTCGCGATAGAAGCCTTCGAAGTCGTGACTGCCGACCGGGGCGAGGGCGTAGTGGTCCGGCACGAAGGTCTGGACCACGACGCGGCCGGGCCGGTTCGCGCGGCCGGCGCGGCCGGCGACCTGGGTCAAGAGCTGGAACGTGCGTTCGGCGGCCCGGAAATCCGGCAGATGGAGCCCGATGTCGGCGGCGACCACCCCGACGAGCTGGACGCCGGGGAAGTCGTGTCCCTTGGCGACCATCTGGGTCCCGATCACGATGTCGACCGCTTCGTCCTTGAGGGCCCCGAGCACGGACTCGGTATGCCCGCGCTTCTGCGCGACGTCGCGATCGAGGCGCATCGTGCGCGCACTCGGAAAGACCGTCTGGACGTCCTCCTCGAGCCGCTCGGTGCCGACGCCGAGCAGCGCCGTCTCCGGGTCGCCGCATCCGTTGCAGTTGTCGGGGACTTCGCGTTCGAGGTCGCAGTAGTGACACTTGAGCTTGTAGTCCGCGGCGTGGAACACGAGGGCGACGTCGCAGTCGTCGCAGCGCTCCGCGTGGCCGCACTGGAAGCAGAAGATCCGCGTCGAGAAGCCGCGCCGGTTCAGGAAGAGGATCGTCTGGCCTCCGTCGGCCATCGTCTGCTCGATCGCCGCGCGCATCGGCCGCGACAGGATCAGCTTCCTTCCGCGCGGGTTCTTGTCCTTCTCCTTGCCGAGGTCGACGATCTCGACCGCCGGGAGCGGGCGTCCGCCGACGCGGCGGGGAAGCGAGAGGCGCTTGATGCGTCCGGTCTCGGCCTGATGGCGCGTCTCGAGGGCGGGGGTCGCGGAGCCCAGGATCAGCGGACAGCCCGCCTGCGCCGCTCGCCGCGCCGCGACGTCCGCGGCGTGGTATCGGAAGCCCTCTTCGTTCTTGTACGCGCCGTCGTGCTCCTCGTCGATCACGATCAGGCCGAGGTCCTCGAGCGGGGCGAAGAGGGCGCTGCGGGCGCCGACGGCGATCCGCGTGTCTCCGGTTCGCAGGCGCTCCCATTGGGCGAGCCGATCCCCGGGCTTGAGGCCGCTGTGGAGGACCGCGACCTCGTCTCCGAATCGCGCGCGGACCCGCGCCACGAGCTGATGGGTCAGCGTGATCTCCGGAACGAGGACCAGCGCCTGGCGCCCCGCCTCGAGGGCTTCGGCGATCGCGCGCAGGTAGACCTCGGTCTTGCCGCTGCCGGTCACGCCGTGGAGCAGGAAGGTCTCGGCGACCTGGCGCTTGATCGCGTCGCGGAGGGGGACGAGGGCGTCTCGCTGGTCCTCCGTGAGCGTGACCGGACCGTCGCCGTCGAGGATCGACTCCGCCGCGATCAGCCGGGGTCGTTCGGAGAACGCGACGAGCCCGCGCTTCTCGAGGTTCCGGAGCAGCGCGCCGACGTTGGGATCCTCCGCCGTGAGCCGCCGGGTCGGGACACCCTCCTTTTCCTCCGCGATCCGCCGAAGCAGGGCCGCCTGCTTCTTCGCCCGGCCCAGGACCTGCATCGCGGCGTGCTCGACGTCGACGTCGAGGGCGATCCGCGCGATCCGTTCGGTGGGGACCCGGGCCTTCGCGCGGCGGACTTCGACCCGTCGCTCGACGAGGCCGTCCCGGGCGAGCGCGGCGAGGCGGGTCTCGACGTCGATCCGGGGGAGCGCCTTTCCGAGGGCCTTTTCGAGCGAATGGGCCGTCTGCGTCCGCATCGCGAGCTGTTCGAGGAGCGGCCGCGCCTCGTCTGCCAGGGCGCCCTGGGCGAGGGCGCGCTCGCCACGCGGGGTCAGCGCCCAGGGGCGCGAGAGGCGGGGCGTCGATCCGGGCGGCAGCGCGTGCGCGAGGGCGAGGCCGATCGGGCAGAAGATGTCCCGCGCCGCCTCGGCCAGGAGCTTCATCATGGGCAGGCCGACGACCGGCTCCTCGTCGACGACGCCCGCGATCTCGGCGAGCTCCCGCGGTCCGCCCGCGGAGGCCTCGTCCTCTTCGGTCGACCAGTCGCCGGGAACGACCAGGCCGACCAGCGGCGTGCCCCCGAACTGGACGCGTACGCGCGTACCCGGCTCGACGGGGCGGGCATGGGCCCGCGGTACCCGGTAGTCGAAGAGGCGGTCGAGGGGGACGGGCAGCGCCACGCGCACGATGCCCTCGTTCGTGGCATCGTCCGAGCCCGCAGGCGGGAGGCCGTCGAAGAGGGGGGCGGACATGGCGCAATCGTATGGTGGGCGCAGTCCCGAGGAAAGCCCGCGGACCGATCGTCGGCGCGGACGCAGGGAAAGGCCGCGGATCCGCGTGGACGACGAGGGCGACACCCGGAGCCTCGTCGTCGACGAGACCTTCGCCTCGTTCTATCGCCCGGGCGAGATCGTGACCCACTGCGTCTGGGACGCGATCGCGGCCCCGATCCTCTGGCTCCCGCCGAAGCGCCGACGGCGGATCCTGGTCCTCGGCCTCGGCGGTGGCTCGGTCGCGCGGATCGCACGCGCGCTCGCACCCGAGGCGGAGATCGTCGGCGTCGAGTTCGAGCCCGAGGTCGTCCGGCTGGCGCGGCGCCATCTCGACCTCGACGAGATCGGCCTCCGGGTCGAGGTCGCCGATGCGCGCACCTGGGTCGAGGCCGAGTCCGAGCGCGCCCCCCGCTACGACGCGATTCTCGAAGACGTCTTCGTCGGGTCCGGGGACGACGTCCACAAGCCCGACTGGATCCCGGAGCCGATGCACGCCCAGGCCTTCGGAATGCTCGCGCCGGGGGGCGTCTTCGTCAGCAATACGCTCGACGAGCACGCGCGGGTCGCGAAGTCGATGCGCGCGCACTTCGAGGGGCTCGTCGCGATCGAAACCGAGGACTACGACAACCGGGTGCTGGCGGCGGGTGGACCGGGACTGTCGGGGGCCGCGCTCCGGGAGCGCGTCGCGGCGTCCGACGTGCTCGCCCCGAGCCTCGAGGTGCTGTCGTTCAGGACCCGGCGGGCGTCCTGAGGTGGCGCGGTCGAGCGGCGACTAGGCCTCGCGTCGGCGACGCACCGCGTTGCCACACACGACGGCCCCCAGCCCGAAGAGCAGCGCCGCGGAAGGCTCCGGAACCGGCTCGGCCGCGTCGACGGTGAAGAGCCAGTCACTCGCGTAGAGGTGCTGGTTCAGGCCGCCGGGCGCGTTCGAGTGGTTCACCCAGCCGTAGCAGGAGCGATCGGCACCGCGGTGCTCGTCGACGCAACGGAACGTGTATCCGTGGCGGCCCGCGAAATCGACCAGGTCGTAGGTCCGCCCGGTCAGGCCGTCGGTGATCGTGCCGCTCGAGAGGCCGTACGTGTAGAGCGCCGCGTGATCCGAATCGCTCGGGGCGGGATTCACCTGGAGGCGGTTCTGCGCCTCCTGATCCACGACGTTGCGGTAGGTGAAGTCGATCGTGAAGACTCGCGCGTGCTCGTAGACCGATCCAGCGTCGAGACCGCCCCAGCTCTGGCCGGAGATCTGGATCGTGTTCGCGTCTTCGTCCCAGAAGAGGTTCATGTCGCTCCGGGCGTGATCGAAGTCGAAGGTGTAGACGTCGCTCGAGTCGCCCGTCAGCAGGCCATCGAGGCGCAGGCCGTAGGCCGGAGGAGCCTGGTTCCCGCCCGGGTGGCTGCTGAGGCCGAGCCAGACCCCCGACTCGATCGGCCCCGCGAGGGCGGCGGAGGGAAATAGCAGAACGAAGAGGAGGGGGATGAGGCGCTTCACGACGGTCTCCGCGGTGGGGATGGGGTATGCGCCCTTTGTACATGGAATGTGGGGTTTGGGACGCATCAAACCGTAGCGTCGAATAGTGTTTGCCGATGATCTGCCGCCGGGTGGAGTGATCCGTGTCGGGCCGTGCCCAGGCGACGTGGGCGCGGCGTGTGAAGATCTGTATCTCTTCGAATTCGCATGGGAATCCTGGGCTAAAGTCGAGTGTGCGCACGCCCGATACTTGAATTAATCGAACGTTCGATTAATTTGGGTCCGCCATGTCCTCTTCGTCGCAGGCTGAAGGCTCCTCGCAAGCTGAAGGCTCCTCCCCTCACCCTGAAGGCTCGCCTCTGCGACGCCCCGGACGCCCCCGCCAGGAATCCGGCGACGGCGGTGACGTTCGCGATCGGCTGCTCGACGCGGCGGTGGAGATCGCGGTCGAGCAGGGCTTCGAGACCGCGGGCCTGCGCGAGATCGCACGGCGTGCCCAAGTCAGTCCGGGGATGATCTCGTACTACTTCGGTGATCGGCAGGGCCTCTACAGGGCGATGTTCGAACGTGTCTTCGCGCGGGTCCGGGAGAAAGTCGACGCCGTCCTCGACGCGCCGGATCGGACGAGCGAAGACCGCGTGGCAGACCTCGTGCGGATCCAGATCACTTCGATCGCGGCCGACCCGTGGCTGCCCATCGTGGTGATGCGCGAGATGCTCTCGCGGCAGGACTCCCCGATCCGCGACTTCATCGGCGAGTTCATCGCGAAGGGCCCGATCGCGATGATGATCGAGCGGCTCGAGCAGGCCCAGCGCGATGGCGCGATCTCGAAGGACTACGACCCGAGGATGCTGGCGATGACGATCGGCAGTCTGTCCGGCTTTCCCTTTCTCATGCTCCCGATCGTGGGACCGCATCTCGGTCTCGAGCTCGACGGCGACTTTCCCGAACGTCTGATCGAGCACAACCAGAAGATTCTTTCCGAAGCACTCCGCGCCCGAACGGAGAACGCCTCATGAACCCGATCTCGACTGCGAACGACGTCCGCCGTCGTCTCGAGAGATCCGTCGTCCTCGCACTCGCGGCGGGGTGTCTCGCCGTCTTCGCGCTGGCGTGCAACGACGGCGCCGCGACGACGCGCGGGGAGCCGGAATCCGTCGCTCCGCTCCCCGAGGCGCGGCTCCGCGTCCGGATTGATCCCGTCCGTCTCGACGCGCTCCCGACCGAAGACCGGATCACCGCGACCGTCCGCGCCTTCCACCGCGCGACGATCACGGCCGAGACCCAGGGCCGCGTCCTCGAGCGCGTCGTGGAGCCCGGGACCGAGGTCGAGGCCGATGGCGCGATCCTTCGGCTCGAGGACTCGCGAATGGTGCTCGAGCTTCGTCGGGCCGAAGCGCAGCTCTCGGCGGCGCGGACCGTCCTCGCCCACGCGAAGCGCGAGTTCGCCCGCGGCGACCGTCTCCGGAAGCAGAACGCGATCAGCACCCAGCAGCACGACGACCTCGAGCACGCAGTCGATCGCGCCCGAGACGAACGCGCCCTCGCCGAGGTCGCTCGCGACACGGCGAAGCGGAATCTCGCGGACACGCGGATCACGGCGCCCTTCGCGGGCACCGTCGATTCGATCGCCGTCGACGTCGGGGACTTCGTCTCCGCCGGAACCCCGGTCGCGGTCCTCGTCGATCTCGCCCGCGTCCGGATCATGGGCAGCGTGACCGCCGGCGAGGCCGCGCGCCTCGTGCCGGGCACGACGGCGCGGGTGACCTTCCGCGATCTCGGCGGCGAGATCTTCGAGGCGAAGCTCGAGAGCGTCGCCCGCGTGGCCTCGTCGAAGGACGGGACCTACGCGATCGAGCTCCACATGGACGACCCGAGCGGTCGCCTCCGGGACGGCCTCGTCGCTACGGTCGAGCTTCCGGACGCCGATGCCTCGCCGCGTCTGCTCACCAAGCGTGCCTCGCTCCTCCGGCGGAGCGGCCATCCCGAGGTCTTCGTGATCGAAGGGGAGGGCGACGCCGCCGTGGCCCGGAGCCGTCGAGTGCGAACGGGACGCAGTGCGGGGGAGTGGATCGAGGTCCTCGACGGATTGAACGAGGGCGAACGCGTGGTCTGGGACGGCCACTTCGCGCTCGGCGACGGGATCGCCGTCGTGATCGACGGGGAGGGCTAGACGATGGAACGTCTGATCCGCTTCTTCGTCGAGCGCCATCTCCTCGTCAACACGATCACGCTCGCCGTCGTCCTGCTCGGTCTGCTCGCGATGCTGCGAACGAACGTCGAGGGCTTCCCGGAAGCCACGATGCCGATGTTCATGGTGACGGGGACCCTGCCCGGCGCCGCGGCCCAGGACGTCGAGACCAAGGTCACGATTCCGATCGAGGACGAGCTCCGGGAGGTCGACGGCCTCGAGAGCTTCACCACGATCATCACCGACAACCGCTCGGTCACGACGGTCAAGCTCGACGACGACACCCCGGACGAAGACATCTTCAAGAAGGAGCGGGAGATCCGGAACGCCATCGAGGCGATCAACGACTTCCCGCCGGACATGCGCGACGACCCGTCGGTCTTCGTGATGGACCCGTCGAAGATGCCGGTCCTCGAGGTCGCCGTCGCCGGCGAGCAGGGCGTCCTGCCGGAAGCGGCGCGACACCTGAAGCGGACGCTGATGCGCCTCGAAGGCGTGGGCGAGGTCATCGAGGTCGGTCTGCCGGATCCGGAGATCCGGGTGCTCGTCGATCCCTCCGCTGCGCGCGCCCATGGCGTGACCATCCTCGACGTCACCCGCGCGGTCGAGCGGCGCAACGTGTCGGATACCGGCGGCGTCCTCGAGAGCGCCGGCGACCGGCGCCAGGTCGTGATGTGGGGACGCTACGAGGACGCGTCCGAGGTCGGCGAGACGATCCTCCGCTTCGACGAGGGAGGCCCGCTCCGCGTGCGCGACGTGGCGCGAATCGAGGTCGGACGAGAGGACGTGGGCCTGATCGCGGGCACGAACGGGCGACCGGGTCTCTCGCTCGTCGCGGTCAAGAAGTCCGATGCGGACATGATCGACACGCGAAACGCGATCGCCGCGGCCCTCGAGACGATCGAGCTTCCGCCCGGCGTCACGACGACGATCGTGAACGACGCCTCCTACGAGATGTCCAACCGGCTCCGGGTCATCGCGAGCAACGGCATCATGGGCATCGCGCTCGTCGCCGGAATCGTCTTCCTCTTCCTGGCGCCGTCGGCCGCGGTCTGGGTCTGCGTGGGCGTTCCGCTCGTGATCCTCGGCGTGATCGCACTGATCCCGGAGGTGGGGCTCACCATCAACTTCGTGTCGACGATGGCCTTCGTGATCGTGCTGGGGATGCTCGTCGACGACGCCGTCGTCGTCGCGGAGAAGATCCTGCTGCGCCGACAGGAGGGCCTGAAGCCCACGGAAGCCGCGATCTCCGGCACGATGGCCGTGGCGCGTCCCGTGATCGCGTCGGCCGCGACGACGCTCCTCGCGTTCCTGCCGATGCTCGCGATCGGCGGCATGCCGTCGAAGCTGATCTGGCAGGTCCCGGTCGTCGTCAGCCTGGCGCTCGCACTCTCGCTCCTCGAGAGCTTCCTGATCCTGCCGCCCCACATGTCGATGGTCCGTTCGGACGCAATGCCGCGACCGAAGCGGAAGTTCATGCTCGATCTCGAAGAGCGGTACCGCCGCGCGCTCCACGACGTCCTCCCCAGGCGCGGGCGCGTGGTCGCGGTCTTCAGCGCGATCTTCCTCTTCATCGCCCTGGTCATCGCCCCGCGAATGCAGTTCGAGTTCTTCCCCCAGGAGTCGGCGCCGGGCTTTTCGCTCAAGGTGCGGATGCCGGCGGGTACGCCGATCGAGCAGACCGAGGCCGTGTCGGACATGATCCTCGCGCAGATCCCGCCGCTCATGGGCGAGGACCTGATCGCGATCACGTCGCGGGTCGGTCACATGGAATCGGAAGGCTTCGACCGGGAGTACGGATCCTCGGAGAACGAGGCGGTGCTCTCGATGCATCTCGACCTCGACAAGAAGCGGATGACCGCGGCCCAGTGGATGGCGGAGCTCGAGCCGCACGTGCGGGCGCCCATCGAAGCCGAGCTCATCTACGAGGCGAAGGTGGATGGCCCGCCCGGACTCGAGCCGGTGAGCGTCTTCGTCAAGGCGAACGACGACGCCGTCCGCCGGCAGACGGCGCTCGCCCTCGTCGAGTTCCTGGAAGGGCTCGGCGGCGTCACGAACCTCTCGGTCGACGAGAAGCTCGGCATGCGCCAGATCGATCTGAACCCCGATCCCGAGCGTCTCGCGCGCAACGGACTCGACGCCCACGACCTGGGGCTCACGCTCAAGGCCGCCTACTACGGACTGATCGCTTCCGAGATTCGTGATCTCGAGGAGTCGACGGACATCCGTGTCGCCTTCGAGCCGTCGTCGCGCCGCTCGATCGACGCGCTGCTCGACACCCAGGTGCGCAACTCCCGGGGCGAGCTCGTGCTGCTGCGTGACGTCGTCGACCCGATCGAGATCCCCGCGGTCGCGCGGATCCAGCACCGCGACGGCCTGCGCGCCGTCTCGGTCACCGGCGGGATCGACCCGAACGCGGGCGTCACGGCGACGACGATCGCCGAAGCGATCGAGACGGAGTTCCTGCCCCGCTACGCCGGGCGCAGCGACATCGAGCTCGAGATTTCCGGCGAAGTCGTCCAGTCGCGCCGCGCGGTGGGCGACCTGGGCTTCGTCGCGATCGCGGTCTTCCTCGGGATCGGCGCGGTCATCGCGATCATGCTCGGCTCGTTCCTCGAAGCCTTCTTCGTGATCGCGGTGGTTCCCTTCGCGGCGATGTCCGTGATCCTGACGTTCTGGGCCCACGGCATGCACTTCTCGCTGCTGCCGCTGATCGGTACGATCGGTCTCTCCGGTGTCGTCGTGAACGCATCGATCGTGATGGTCGACTCCGTCCACCAGGCGCAACACAGGCTCGACCGGAGCGCCTCCGAGGAGGAGCGCTTCGACGTGGTGGTCGAGGCGTTCGTGACGCGACTGCGGCCGGTGCTCGTGACGAGCCTGTCGACCTTCGGCGGCGTCCTGCCCACGGCCTACGGGTTCGGCGGCTACGACGCGGTCATGTCGCCTATGTCGCTCGCTCTCGGGTGGGGACTCGCATTGACCTCCGGCGTCACGCTCTTCCTCGTGCCTGCGCTCTACGTCTCTGCGAACGACATCAACCGCCAGATCGACGTCTGGCGCCGCGGGCGAAGGCCCGAGCTCGGGGTGGCCGAGGCGGCGGAGCTCGGGGGCGACGGTCCGGAGGAGGCGGCCGCATGAGTTCGTCGAGGGACGAGTCGATCGGGCGGCCGCCGAGGATCGAGCCGGACCCGATGCCCGAGGGCGCGCCGCGCATCCTCGGCACCGTGAAACGTCACCCGCACCTGCTCGAGCCGATGCTCGGCTTCTCGTCGGCCCTCGCGGCCGGGGCGCTCCCGCGGCGCGCGTCCGAGATCCTCGCGCTGCGGGCCGCCTGGAACTGCCGTTCGGCCTTCGAGTGGGCGCATCACACGCGGTACGGACTCGATGCGGGGCTGTCCCAGGAAGAGATCGATCGCCTGGCCGGCGGCGATCCGGACGTGGGCTGGGACGAAGGCGACGCTGCGCTCGTGCGCGCCGCGGACGAGCTCCATGCGGGGCAGGACGTGGCCGACGCGACCTGGGCGCGGCTGGCGCAGGACTGGGACGAGGGGCAGCTCGTCGAGATCCCCTTCGTGGTCGGCCAGTACACGATGCTCTCGATGGTGGCGAAGGCGACGGGCGTCCCGGTCGATCCCGTCCAGCCCCGGTTTCCCGGCGAAGACTGAGCGCGAACCTTCCTGCGCCCGGCCTGCCGCTCGCGTGCTCGATGGAACGCGGCGGACCTGCTCGATCGGACGCCCCATTTCCGGGGCCGCGCGTCAAGCACGGCTCGAGGGGGGCGATGAGCAGGAGAGCGTGTGCGACGGGCGCGCACGGAGAAGCGTTCGACCGGGGAGGGCGCGGTGGACATCGGATTCGTCGCGAGCGTGCTCGGGGCCGTGGAGCCGGTCGGCGCTCCGGGGACGCCGCCGTCGGTCCGAGAGCGCGGTTCCGCCCGTCCCGGGGCCGTGGGCGAAGCGGAGGCCACCTCTTCGGCATTCGGTCCGGGCGTCGCGGTCTCGCTCTCCGCGGAGGCGCAGTCCCTCGTCGGCCCGGGCGCTCCGGCGAAGTCGTCCTCCGGTGACGGGTCCCGAGCGGACGCCGAGGCGCGGAAGGAGCTCGCAGCGGAAGCCGGGCCCCGGGGCGGATCCGGCCGTCCCGGCGAGCTGACCGACGACGAGCAGGAAGAGGTCACGCGGCTCGAGCAGCGCGACGCCGAGGTCCGCGCCCACGAGAACGCCCACAAGGCCGCGGCGGGACAGCACGCGCGGGGCGGTCCGACCTATGAGTTCGAGCGCGGGCCGGACGGCCGGCGCTATGCGGTCGGTGGTGAGGTCCAGATCGACACGTCGCCGGTCCCGAACGATCCGGACGCGACGATCCTCAAGATGCGCCAGGTGCGCCGGGCCGCCCTCGCGCCGGCGGAGCCGTCGCCGCAGGATCGCCGGGTCGCCTCCGAAGCCTCCCAGCAGGAGTCGGCGGCGAGGCGCGAGAAGCTCGCGCAGCAGCAGGCAGAGGGCGGCGCCCGCAAGTCGGACGCCTACTCGCGCGCTTCGGAGCGCCCGCTGGGCGGCGTGCTCGACCTGACCGCCTAGCGCGCCCGCAGGATCGACCGAGGGCCGATCAGCCGCCCATCTTCTTGAGGTCGGCCAGGACGCCCTTGGCGACCGCCTTGAGCGTCTCGAAGACGCCTTCGCCGGTCGTCGCGCAGGCCTCGAACTCGGGGGCGCCCATCGGGTTCAGGAGCCGCTGGAGCTCTTCGAGGGGCGCCGCGTTCGGGAGGTCGCGCTTGTTGTACTGGATGACGTAGGGAACCTTGTCGAGCTCGTAGCCCTGCTCCTTCAGGTTCACCTTGAGATTGTCGAGGCTCTCGAGGTTCGCCTCCATCCGCTCGACCTGGCTGTCGGCGACGAAGACGACGCCGTCGACGCCCTTCAGGATCAGCTTGCGGCTCGCGTCGTAGAAGACCTGACCCGGGACCGTGTAGAGGTGGAAGCGGGTCTTGAAGCCGCGGATCTCACCGAGGGCGAGGGGCAGGAAGTCGAAGAAGAGCGTGCGCTCGGTCTCGGTCGCGAGGGAGATCATCTTGCCCTTCACGTCCGGATTCGTCTTCTGATAGATGTGCTGCAGGTTCGTCGTCTTTCCACACAGGCCGGGGCCGTAGTAGACGATCTTGCAGTTGATCTCTCTCGAGCTGTAGTTGATGAACGACATGGGGTGGTGTCCGTGTTAGGCGGTCGAGAGTTCAGTCGCTATCGCGCCGGCGGCGCACGACTGAGCCTTCGGCTCAGTCGTTGAACAAGTTGTC
Proteins encoded:
- a CDS encoding ADP-ribosylation factor-like protein, which translates into the protein MSFINYSSREINCKIVYYGPGLCGKTTNLQHIYQKTNPDVKGKMISLATETERTLFFDFLPLALGEIRGFKTRFHLYTVPGQVFYDASRKLILKGVDGVVFVADSQVERMEANLESLDNLKVNLKEQGYELDKVPYVIQYNKRDLPNAAPLEELQRLLNPMGAPEFEACATTGEGVFETLKAVAKGVLADLKKMGG